The following proteins are encoded in a genomic region of Balneola vulgaris DSM 17893:
- a CDS encoding GDCCVxC domain-containing (seleno)protein, with product MKLITETIICCPKCSMDSTETMPTDRCLYFWECPHCFELIKPKQGDCCVFCSYAEHACPPIQNGDCCT from the coding sequence ATGAAATTAATTACAGAAACGATCATATGCTGCCCAAAATGTTCGATGGATAGCACTGAAACGATGCCCACAGATCGTTGTTTATATTTTTGGGAGTGCCCGCATTGTTTCGAGCTTATTAAGCCCAAGCAAGGCGATTGCTGTGTTTTCTGTTCCTATGCCGAGCATGCATGTCCACCCATTCAAAATGGAGATTGCTGTACTTAA
- a CDS encoding 3-hydroxyacyl-CoA dehydrogenase NAD-binding domain-containing protein: MFNSESVIGIIGAGTMGAGIAQVAATNGHTVYLYDAYAEQLPKAKAGLEKILNRQVEKGRMTQEKVDGILNRIHFVDDLTKFGSCSLVIEAIIENIDIKKDAFQRLEAIVPKDCVLASNTSSLSIASISSALKKPGRFLGIHFFNPAPLMKLVEIIPSVATDTGLAEQVKAFIAGWGKVTVIAKDTPGFIVNRVARPFYSEAIRILEEGIADVPTIDWAMKEIGGFRMGPFELMDLIGHDVNYEVTSSVFREFYYDPRFKPSFTQKRLVEAGWLGRKTGKGFYNYGEDSLNPEPNTDQNLGAVIVDRITAMLMNEAFDAVFMNIGSAEDVDLAMQNGVNYPKGLLQWAEETGLDAILKRMNDLYEMYLEDRYRPNPLLKRMAKNGESFYA; encoded by the coding sequence ATGTTCAACAGCGAATCAGTTATTGGTATTATCGGAGCCGGAACCATGGGCGCCGGAATTGCACAAGTAGCCGCAACAAATGGGCATACTGTTTACTTATATGATGCCTATGCCGAGCAACTACCTAAAGCTAAAGCTGGCTTAGAAAAAATCTTAAATCGCCAAGTTGAAAAAGGACGCATGACGCAAGAGAAAGTGGATGGTATTTTAAACCGCATTCACTTCGTTGATGATTTAACAAAGTTTGGTTCATGTTCACTGGTTATCGAAGCCATTATTGAAAACATCGACATTAAGAAAGATGCTTTTCAACGTCTCGAAGCAATAGTTCCTAAAGATTGCGTACTTGCTTCTAACACCTCTTCCCTTTCAATAGCCTCTATTTCGTCGGCATTAAAAAAACCAGGCCGTTTCTTAGGGATTCATTTTTTCAACCCTGCTCCCCTTATGAAGCTTGTTGAAATTATTCCAAGTGTTGCCACAGATACTGGCTTAGCTGAGCAAGTAAAAGCCTTTATAGCAGGCTGGGGTAAAGTTACCGTGATTGCGAAAGATACTCCTGGTTTTATCGTAAACCGAGTAGCTCGCCCATTTTATTCTGAAGCTATACGGATCCTTGAAGAAGGCATCGCCGATGTTCCTACTATTGATTGGGCGATGAAAGAAATTGGTGGCTTTAGAATGGGACCATTCGAATTAATGGATTTGATTGGCCACGATGTGAATTATGAAGTAACTAGTTCCGTATTCCGTGAATTTTATTATGATCCTCGTTTTAAGCCTTCTTTCACACAAAAGCGATTGGTTGAAGCAGGCTGGCTTGGAAGAAAAACCGGGAAAGGCTTCTACAATTATGGTGAAGATTCCTTAAACCCTGAACCAAACACCGATCAGAACTTAGGTGCAGTAATTGTAGACCGAATCACAGCGATGCTAATGAACGAAGCATTTGACGCTGTGTTTATGAATATCGGAAGCGCAGAAGATGTAGACCTCGCGATGCAGAATGGGGTAAACTACCCGAAGGGATTATTACAATGGGCTGAAGAAACAGGCTTGGATGCAATCCTGAAAAGAATGAATGATCTTTACGAAATGTATTTGGAAGACCGTTACCGCCCTAACCCGCTATTAAAACGCATGGCTAAGAACGGAGAAAGCTTTTATGCCTAA
- the paaI gene encoding hydroxyphenylacetyl-CoA thioesterase PaaI, producing MPNTHADIVQQMIDNDPFSQWMGIQILKQEPGFVELEMTIRKEMANGFGVCHGGITYSFADSALAFASNSRHHVSLALENNINYTKKVEVGDTLTATTEELQNGRTIGVYSVRITNQRNELVAEFRGTVYRTNSGK from the coding sequence ATGCCTAACACTCATGCTGATATCGTTCAACAAATGATCGACAACGACCCATTTTCGCAATGGATGGGCATCCAAATTTTGAAGCAAGAGCCGGGCTTTGTTGAACTAGAAATGACCATTCGTAAAGAAATGGCGAATGGATTTGGGGTATGTCATGGCGGAATCACTTACTCCTTTGCGGATAGTGCTTTAGCTTTTGCTTCAAACTCTAGGCATCATGTTTCTCTCGCTTTAGAGAACAATATCAACTATACCAAAAAAGTTGAGGTTGGTGATACCTTAACGGCTACTACGGAAGAACTTCAAAATGGACGAACTATTGGCGTGTATTCGGTTCGGATAACCAATCAACGAAATGAATTGGTAGCCGAGTTTAGAGGTACCGTTTACAGAACAAATAGTGGCAAATAA
- the pcaF gene encoding 3-oxoadipyl-CoA thiolase: protein MSSRNAYIVDGIRTAIGKLKGSLSGVRADDLAAIPIKELLNRNPEIDPTAIEDVILGCANQAGEDNRNVARMAALLAGLPTSVPGETVNRLCASGMSATVRAFHAIKAGEGDLFITGGMEHMTRGPIVLGKGSTPYSGTSEMHDSTFGWRFVNPKMHEMYGTDGMGMTAENVVEMHQISREDQDKFAAWSQQKAGVARDSGRLAKEIIAVEIPQRKKDPIIFDQDEFMRPSTTAEILGNLRPAFKKDGSVTAGNASGLNDGAAALLVASDDAVEKYNLKPLTRIVGSAVSGIEPRIMGLGPVEATQKVLERSGLSLDDMDVIELNEAFAGQSLGVTRKLGLSDTDARVNPNGGAIAIGHPLGMTGARLLQTASIELHERDNAKYALCTLCVGVGQGMAVVLEKVS, encoded by the coding sequence ATGTCTTCAAGAAACGCTTATATCGTTGATGGAATTAGAACCGCAATTGGGAAACTAAAAGGTAGCCTTTCGGGTGTACGTGCTGATGACTTGGCTGCCATTCCGATCAAAGAGCTTTTGAACCGTAATCCTGAAATCGATCCAACAGCCATTGAAGACGTGATTTTAGGCTGTGCCAATCAGGCTGGGGAAGACAACAGGAATGTGGCTCGTATGGCCGCATTATTAGCAGGCCTTCCCACATCCGTACCAGGCGAAACCGTTAACCGTTTATGTGCCTCTGGGATGAGTGCAACGGTTCGTGCTTTTCATGCCATTAAAGCTGGTGAAGGGGATCTGTTTATTACGGGTGGTATGGAGCATATGACGCGAGGCCCAATCGTACTTGGGAAAGGTTCTACTCCATACTCTGGTACTTCAGAAATGCATGACTCAACCTTTGGATGGAGGTTCGTAAATCCTAAAATGCATGAAATGTATGGCACTGATGGCATGGGTATGACTGCAGAAAATGTGGTTGAAATGCATCAAATTTCCCGAGAAGATCAGGATAAGTTTGCAGCTTGGAGTCAACAAAAAGCAGGGGTTGCTCGTGATTCGGGCCGACTAGCTAAAGAAATCATTGCCGTTGAAATCCCACAAAGGAAAAAAGACCCCATCATCTTTGATCAAGACGAATTCATGCGCCCAAGTACTACTGCTGAAATTCTGGGCAACTTACGTCCTGCTTTCAAAAAAGATGGAAGTGTTACCGCAGGTAATGCCTCTGGACTTAATGATGGCGCCGCAGCACTTCTTGTAGCTTCTGATGACGCTGTTGAAAAGTACAACTTAAAGCCGCTCACTCGAATTGTAGGCTCAGCTGTATCTGGAATTGAACCTCGTATAATGGGCTTAGGTCCTGTTGAAGCTACCCAAAAAGTTCTTGAAAGATCTGGATTGAGTTTAGATGACATGGATGTAATTGAGTTAAACGAAGCATTTGCGGGGCAATCTCTTGGGGTAACTAGAAAGTTAGGTCTCTCAGATACTGATGCCCGAGTAAACCCAAATGGTGGTGCAATTGCAATTGGTCATCCATTAGGTATGACTGGCGCTCGACTATTACAAACGGCTTCTATTGAACTTCATGAACGTGATAACGCTAAGTATGCATTGTGTACTTTATGCGTTGGCGTTGGCCAAGGAATGGCTGTAGTTTTAGAGAAGGTAAGTTAA
- a CDS encoding four helix bundle protein: MYKLSELESWESARQLRIAISDLVKSFPADEKFRLKDQIVRSSRSIPANIAEGYGRFHYQENIQFCRIARGSLYETLEHLMCAKDEG; the protein is encoded by the coding sequence ATGTATAAACTATCTGAATTAGAATCTTGGGAATCTGCACGGCAATTACGAATTGCTATTTCTGATTTAGTAAAATCATTTCCTGCTGATGAAAAATTTAGATTGAAGGATCAGATTGTTAGATCTTCAAGATCAATTCCTGCTAACATAGCAGAAGGTTATGGAAGGTTTCATTATCAAGAAAACATTCAGTTTTGTCGAATTGCGCGCGGCTCACTTTATGAAACTCTTGAACACTTGATGTGTGCTAAAGACGAAGGCTAA
- a CDS encoding gamma carbonic anhydrase family protein: MAIYSYKGYKPVIHKSAYVHPLAAVTGNVIIGKDVYIGPGAAIRGDWGKIVIEDGCNVQENCTIHMFPGVTVTLEKGAHVGHGAIIHGAHLGENCLIGMNAVIMDNVHIGKGCIVGALSFVKEGTEIPDRKVVVGNPAKIVKDVSDEMLKWKTEGTGWYQRLPKELHETLKECEPLREVPANRKDQQVDYSTWGTQKNTE; this comes from the coding sequence ATGGCTATTTACTCATACAAAGGATATAAACCCGTTATTCATAAAAGTGCCTATGTGCATCCACTAGCGGCTGTTACAGGAAATGTGATTATCGGTAAAGATGTGTACATCGGACCTGGTGCTGCTATTCGAGGAGACTGGGGCAAAATCGTGATTGAGGATGGATGTAATGTGCAAGAAAATTGCACCATCCATATGTTCCCCGGTGTTACAGTAACCCTAGAAAAAGGTGCCCATGTTGGCCATGGAGCCATTATCCATGGAGCTCACCTCGGTGAAAATTGCCTCATTGGGATGAATGCTGTTATCATGGACAATGTACATATTGGCAAAGGCTGTATAGTAGGAGCCTTGTCTTTTGTGAAAGAAGGCACTGAGATACCGGATCGTAAAGTGGTGGTTGGCAATCCAGCTAAAATTGTGAAAGATGTTTCTGATGAAATGCTGAAATGGAAAACAGAAGGAACAGGGTGGTATCAAAGACTGCCAAAAGAACTTCACGAGACATTGAAGGAATGTGAACCATTACGCGAAGTCCCCGCAAACCGAAAAGACCAGCAAGTTGACTATTCGACTTGGGGTACACAAAAAAACACTGAATAG